CTACGCACATCAGTAATAACAGGAGTTAGTAAATGTGGAATATCATTAAAAAGCTTAAGTTCAACTATTTTAGGATCTATCATTATAAGCTTAATCTCATCTGGAGACTTTGAAAAAATAATGGAGGCAATAAGTGAGTTAACACAAACGGACTTACCAGCCCCAGTAGCTCCTGCTATTAAAAGGTGAGGAGCATTAACAAGATCAAAAACAACATTATCTCCACTAATCTCTTTACCAAGTGCAAAAGGAATTTTGAAATTATCTCTGAATTCTTTACTATCTATTATCTCTGAAATTAAAATAAACTCACGTCTTTTATTGGGGATTTCAATCCCCACAGCTTCCTTACCAGGTATAGGAGCAATAATTCGAACCCTAACTGCTGCAAGCCTTAAGGCAATGTTATCCGATATGGAAGTTATCCTTGAAAGCTTAATGCCCTTATCTGGACGAACGGCATACATAGTGACAACAGGGCCTTTAATAACGTCAATAAGCTTAGCGTTAATACTAAACTCCCTAAAAGTTTCCTGTAGAATCATTGATTGTTTTTGTATCTCTCTCTCATATTCGATATCTTCCGTCTCACTCTTGGGTTCTCTTTTATTGAAAACAGAAATATCTATAAAATAAGCACTACCAACCTCACTTACTAGTAAATCATCATCTGAAAGTCTGGCAATACTATCTATTATTCCTCTATGCCTTATATCACTGGCCTTAATTTTTCCACTAGCTACTAGCTTGTTACTATCAGACTTCAACAACGGTCTATGCTCAGATTCATCACTACTTAAATCATACTGCTCACTTCGTAAAGCATGATCTCTCATCAAGCTCTCATCTGGGAATGACCTATCCAATTCCTTTGGCTGACCAAAAACAGTTTTATCTAAGTTAACACTAGAAGGTGTACTAGATTTTCTTGAAAATGTATTAAAAGACCACAAAGCCTGATACTCCTCGCCATTAATAACATTACCTTTCCCAACATGAGTTTCATTCCTATCCAAATCATTATCAAAATCTTCATAAACCTTAATGTCTTTTTTAATCCTTAAAGAGCTCAAAAAAGGAAAATAAGCAAATAAACTTTCAAACAAGACTTGGACCCTAAACACTAAAAACCGAATCGCATCTAGGATAAAGTCACTTCTCTTAAAGAATAGGTAATTCAAATAACCCCAAATAACAAACTCTAAAATTAACAGAAGAAAAACAAAAAGATTCCCCATCTCTATTCCAAAATTACTCAAAAACCAATTAATAAAACTAGAACCTTCAAGACTAGAGTTAATTTTTAACCAAAATGTTAGAGTAAAAAATAAAATAACCGTATAATTCCAATTAAATATAAATCTCTTACTAAGCATATTGTTCCTGTAAACATACCAATTTACAAGAGGATAGAGTATTAAATAAAATGACAGAAACGAAAAGGTATTTAGTAGCATTTGCCCTATTAAATTGAAAATAAAAAACACAAATATATTCCCTATGGGAGTTAAGGCCACGCAAAGTGAAAATGATATAATAGCCAACACAAAAAAAAATAAAAATTGAAAATACTGGTAAAACCCCTTCATGCACCACTAGCCCTATTAAAATCAAAGAAAGAAATAAACCACACCAGAGAGAAAAAATAAATAAGCTGAAAAATAATAAGCCCTGCTTTCCTTAAGTACTCTGACAAATAAACCTATTGAAAATAGCCCAATAGCAAAAGCAACAGCCGCTCCTAAGTTTATTTCAAAAACACTAAAAACCATATTCAAAGCAAACAATTCCTTCTGTTTTAACAATAAACTCCCTAACACAATGGGAATCAAAGATAAGAACGAAATTTCAAATGCTTTTAACCTGTTAAACCCAAGAAAAATTGAAGCAAAAATTGTAATCCCCGAACGAGAAATACCAGGCATTGCGCCAATTCCCTGCATAATCCCAATAAAAACCCCTGAAAACAGAATATTATTTTTCAAATTAAAAATCAAAAGCCTAAATTCAAGTAACAATAATAAAATACCCGTTAAAACGAAATTTAATAAAACAACACCAAGAGTAAATACTTCTTCAAACATTTCTATAAAAATTCCAACAAACGCCGTAATAAAAGTAATCGTTGCTATAAGCAATATAGTCTTTAAATTCTCCAAGTCCAGTAAAGTAGTCCTTCTTAAAAAAACCCTCACTAAACTCAGGGAAAGTTCTAATATTCGACTGCGATAATAAATCACTACGACTAGAACAGTTGCAAAATGCAAATAAACATCAAATACTATCGGAATCTCTAGTCCCATATACTTCTTCAAAAGCAACAAATGACCCGAACTAGAGATAGGCAAAAACTCAGCAATCCCTTGAACAGCTCCTAAAATAATAACCTTAAAAGGATTCACCAGCACTTCTCAACAACCTAGGATGCCTTGGGCAACCTACCCACAATATACTCCACTACAGAATTCATTCCCTTACCCTCATACAACGCATCATACATTACAGAATAGACCAATATTTTCTTGACATAATTTCTAGTCTGTCCAAAGGGAATCGCTTCGATGAAAAGCTCCCTAGGCATATGCCCGTAGGCCTGTTCCCACTTACGAACATTCCCAATACCAGCATTATAAGACGCAAGAGCCTTATAAACATCCCCCAATGTTCCTATTCTTTTTTTCAGATAATAAGTTCCTATAATAACATTGTCTTTCGGCTGCTTCAAATCGTAATCATAATACTTAATCTCTCTAGATATATCAACTGCCGTAGTGGGCATAACCTGCATAAGCCCAACAGCACCAGGCTTAGATACAGCATCTCTTTTAAAACTACTCTCGGCCTTTATTAAAGAGAAAACAAGACTGGGTTCAAGAAGCCTCCTCTTTGACCAATATTTGACCAAGGAACTATACAAATAAGGATAGAGACGCTTATAATCGTCTCTTTTTAAAGCAGATTTATCTTGCCTTGCAAGGTAATTAATAGCAAGCGTGGCATCATAGTAATACTCATGCCTTACAAGTTCATCATAAAGACCACGGTAAAAATTAGGAGAAAATCTGTAACCATTCTTAAAATCATCTGCAACAAAAACACTAACATAAGAATGCAAATTAAATCTCAGAAACCCCTCCAAAAACCTTTCATAATCAGACTGGCTATAATCAATATCCAAAGTATTTTCAAAAAAACCATCAACATCTTGATCCAACAAATATTTACTCATAAAAGAAGAATAAGATGTCTTATTATATTGAACAGAAGAACGCAAAAGATCCTCATATTCATCATCCGACTTAGCCCTAACAAATTTGTGATATATAAGTCTTGCGTTAATAAAAGCAAGTCTAGATAAAACGACATCACCAAGTACATCCTTGCCATTATGATAGAGCGTGTACAGATTATCATAATCTTCAAGTTGAATGACTTCTAAAATATATTCATCCAATACCTTAATAAATCCAGGATTATTACCATCTTCATTTGTATAAAATCTAGATATGTTTTGAGAAAAATAATCTCTTGTATTTTTTGTAAATATTAAATTGCTAAACACCTCATTTAGCATCTCCAGCCTATGTAGTTCATTTTTTAAAGAATTATTATCCAAATACTTAATCACAGTAGAAAAGCCCAATTCTGTTCTTAACCTCAAACCTATGAGACCCAAATAGTAATCTTTATAAACACTATCTAGATTACCAAAGAAAGAAAACGCCTTACTTATACGCCCTGAAGCCAGAAAAGCCTTATAAACATCATTTAAAAATATGAAATTGTTAAAATACCCCTTTAGCTTATTGCTTAATATATTTATCGCACCCTCTGGGCTCCCATTGGCCAGTAAGGCCTTAAACTTAACAAGATTTAAAAACTCTGTACTTAAACGTCCACCCCTCTCATCTGCAACGAGA
The sequence above is drawn from the Borrelia sp. RT5S genome and encodes:
- a CDS encoding DNA translocase FtsK; this translates as MKGFYQYFQFLFFFVLAIISFSLCVALTPIGNIFVFFIFNLIGQMLLNTFSFLSFYLILYPLVNWYVYRNNMLSKRFIFNWNYTVILFFTLTFWLKINSSLEGSSFINWFLSNFGIEMGNLFVFLLLILEFVIWGYLNYLFFKRSDFILDAIRFLVFRVQVLFESLFAYFPFLSSLRIKKDIKVYEDFDNDLDRNETHVGKGNVINGEEYQALWSFNTFSRKSSTPSSVNLDKTVFGQPKELDRSFPDESLMRDHALRSEQYDLSSDESEHRPLLKSDSNKLVASGKIKASDIRHRGIIDSIARLSDDDLLVSEVGSAYFIDISVFNKREPKSETEDIEYEREIQKQSMILQETFREFSINAKLIDVIKGPVVTMYAVRPDKGIKLSRITSISDNIALRLAAVRVRIIAPIPGKEAVGIEIPNKRREFILISEIIDSKEFRDNFKIPFALGKEISGDNVVFDLVNAPHLLIAGATGAGKSVCVNSLIASIIFSKSPDEIKLIMIDPKIVELKLFNDIPHLLTPVITDVRRALEALRWCLDEMERRYVLLDNFLVRDINSYNRKVREEELNEVPLPYLVIIIDEFADLILSARKDLENLISRLAAMARAVGIHLVLATQRPSVDVITGVIKANFPSRISFMVASAMDSRIILGVSGAEKLLGKGDMLYVSPTTPFPQRIQGGFLDEREVYRLVEEVKKFGVPNYIDDEIFIDNVGGAEKIAISSADEPMFDEALEIVRSTRKASASYLQRRLKIGYNRAARIIELMEEMGYVGVAKGSKPRDVLI
- a CDS encoding flagellar assembly lytic transglycosylase → MKEVLVFKKVFLLFGQAVFSFLLLLSLLFCSFEKKSLNGVVQRNANNFDLNHLHWLWNFDYEGQDFDEYFGIDPNSYLYVAYLFRKIGYEEKFKEYMFKAIESGNDIVAQFAGVRLLEYHNARREYFDAELVGRKLYDKYEDNKYIVLGYFRSLYWQKKNAEALLVLNKLDKMNLLETQVSENILFKAVLYFNISSVNESLVHFRKLFEDLPASHLHVRAHDYLVADERGGRLSTEFLNLVKFKALLANGSPEGAINILSNKLKGYFNNFIFLNDVYKAFLASGRISKAFSFFGNLDSVYKDYYLGLIGLRLRTELGFSTVIKYLDNNSLKNELHRLEMLNEVFSNLIFTKNTRDYFSQNISRFYTNEDGNNPGFIKVLDEYILEVIQLEDYDNLYTLYHNGKDVLGDVVLSRLAFINARLIYHKFVRAKSDDEYEDLLRSSVQYNKTSYSSFMSKYLLDQDVDGFFENTLDIDYSQSDYERFLEGFLRFNLHSYVSVFVADDFKNGYRFSPNFYRGLYDELVRHEYYYDATLAINYLARQDKSALKRDDYKRLYPYLYSSLVKYWSKRRLLEPSLVFSLIKAESSFKRDAVSKPGAVGLMQVMPTTAVDISREIKYYDYDLKQPKDNVIIGTYYLKKRIGTLGDVYKALASYNAGIGNVRKWEQAYGHMPRELFIEAIPFGQTRNYVKKILVYSVMYDALYEGKGMNSVVEYIVGRLPKAS
- a CDS encoding undecaprenyl-diphosphate phosphatase, with amino-acid sequence MVNPFKVIILGAVQGIAEFLPISSSGHLLLLKKYMGLEIPIVFDVYLHFATVLVVVIYYRSRILELSLSLVRVFLRRTTLLDLENLKTILLIATITFITAFVGIFIEMFEEVFTLGVVLLNFVLTGILLLLLEFRLLIFNLKNNILFSGVFIGIMQGIGAMPGISRSGITIFASIFLGFNRLKAFEISFLSLIPIVLGSLLLKQKELFALNMVFSVFEINLGAAVAFAIGLFSIGLFVRVLKESRAYYFSAYLFFLSGVVYFFL